The Mytilus edulis chromosome 4, xbMytEdul2.2, whole genome shotgun sequence nucleotide sequence TCCATTGTCTGAAATTGCTCAAACTGATGACCAACCTAGATCCTGTAAAAACTGTGATAAAAAATGTTGTACATGAGGAACCTGGCCAACCATGACATATTAAAACTGTACCACTTGTACCATATTCAGATTCAGATCAAAGTGAGAATGTTGGGAACATTAAAACTGCCGGTCCAAAACTTATTAAGCCAATTGCCCATAAACTTAAAGCAGAACCGTCTGTAAGGTTAATCTCCTCGTGTAGCAATACAAGTTCAAAGGTGAAGAAAACAGCTGTACTACCTGTATCAGGTCCAGTTCTGGATATAGTTGTTATTTTACAAAAACTAGTGGAATTCAGTCAAACATTGTGTCAGTCATTTGTGCAGAGTGTGTGGACAGTTGGGACATACCAGATGGCTTCCATTTCTTCTTATGAAATGAAGAGGAAATTACATGAAACAAATATAAAGGTACAGTGATTCATATAGATATCTATGAATAGTTTAGATGCCAACCATtcatctttttagctcacctgtcccgaagggacaagtgagcttatgccatcacttggcgtccgtcgtcgtccgtcgtctgtcgtcgtctgtcgtctgtcttcataaactatttcaagaatcttctcctctgaaactactaagccaaatactttcaaacattaactgaatgttccttagggtatcttatttataaattgtatccgaagttttgatctatcaacaaacatggtcgccattgctaaaaatagaacataggggtcaaatgcagtttttggcttataactcaaaaaccaaagcatttagagcaaatctgacatggggtaatattgtttatcaggtcaagatctatctgccctgaaattttcagatgaatcagacaacctgttgttgggttgctgcccctgaattgataattttaaggaaattttgctgtttttgtttattatcttgaatataattatagatagaaataaactgtaaacagcaataatgttcagcaaagtaagatcttcaattaagtcaatttgaccaaaattgtcaattgaccccttaaggagttattgccctttaaagacttttttcacaatttgttcatcatgttgacttactttaaaaaatcttctcctttgaaactgctgtatcaatttcagccaaacttaggctaaatgagtttcagagtatctagtataaattttatattttatttccttgtatgtcaagaaacatagctcctatggctaaaatagaacataggagaaaatgattattttttttggcttttgaagaaaataggacgatccaaaaaacatttaaataaattgaaaagccaaaataatcattgatgagagatttaaccaaaagaattaaggtgagcgattcaggctcttgagagcctcttgttttgttGGGATAGGGAGGGAGGGATGgtcaaattttctttaaaataaaaaattgtttggtTCAAAATTTCTAGTAAAAAGATATTTATTCCAGAAGGAAATTGAATAAAAGGTTAGGTCTTATTCctgtataacaatataaaaaaaaattgactttgagtatgaagatttgtttgttcattaaaaaaaactgtccCTGCCCAAAAGATAAATAGTGTCTTAAAACACAAGATatattaaaagataaatgtttggtatttgatgaagatttttttttatcttaaataataTGAACTTCGctagttatttattttcaattttcaattatatttattgATAGCAAATTGTTGTCCTAAAATAGGTTGATTAGATACTTTTAACAAtcatttttcttctcttttttttttgaaatcgATAACATTATTTTCCATCAAATACTTTTGCTTTAAAACATGTAtggattaatatttattttgtagatgatGAATAACATTCTTCACTTGTATGcaaataacattttatgttttgACTTGTGTGGAACGAACTACAAATAGTGAGACAAGGAAGTTGACTGGTTCCTTGGTGAGTATCTTTACTCTTCATCTACCAGTTTATTAAAAGCCAATAGAAATAAGGAGGGAAAAATACTTGTAAAGCATGTCATTACAAACTATCATTAAACATTCATAacctcaacatttttttttccatctTGCATTTTGTTAGCTCTAAAGTTTATAATATCAAGCTTTGACTAAAGTCGCTATTAAACCTATTTGAGCTATGACAGTATTCTAGAGTCTTTTGATGTAGTATATCATattattgtcgagccttcgactttagtcgaaaaagcgagactaagcgatcctacattccgtcgtcggcgtcgtcggcggcgtcaacaaatattcactctgtggttaaagtttttgaaattttaataactttgttaaactatactggatttctaccaaactttgacagaagcttgtttatgatcataagatagtatccagaagtaaattttgtaaaaataaaattccattttttccgtattctactataaatggacttaatttttttgcggggaaacaaaacattcactctgtggttaaagtttttagaattttaataactttctccaactatcctgggtttgtaccaaacttggacagaagcttatttatgatcataagatagtatccagaagtaaattttgtaaaaataaagttccattttttccgtattttactataaatggacttagtgtttttctgcggggaaacaaaacattcactctgtggttaaagtttttagaattttaattactttcttaaactatcctgggtttgtaccaaacttgaacagaagcttgtttatgatcataagataatatccagaagtaaattttgtaaaaataaaattctctttttccgtattttacttataaatggacttagtttttttctgcgtggaaacattacattcactctgtggttaaagtttttagaattttaattactttcttaaactatcctgggtttgtatcaaacttggacagaagcttgtttatgatcataagatagtatccagaagtaaattttgtaaataaataaatccatttttttccatattttacctttaaatggacttagtttttctgcggggaaccattacattcactctggttaaagtttttaaaattttaataactttcttaaactatcctgggtttgtaccaaacttcgacagaagcttatttatgatcataagattgtatccagaagtaaagtttgtaaaaagattactctgttttttctgtaatttaattttaaatggacttagattttcttacaatcattaaatagtaacaagaggaatatttttattgatttttttcctcattgttgttgagcctgcgatttacagcaaaaataggcgagacactgggttccgcggaacccttacaaatttttctggtatcacctaagttgaacaaaggtatacagaaaaacatacattgtacattttttGAGGAAGCACACACATGAGTTATTACTATATTACAACCTTATCAGAAGCAGTACAGCCGACAGGTTACCATCAGAGAGAATCCAGTTTGTCATTTATGATTCTAATAAATTGGCTCAATTCAGTGATTGTCAACAAAGCCGGATCCagtgatttattaatattttttatataccaaaAGTGGGGCTATATGGCATCCATCTTGTTTGTCTATTTGCCCATACCAAACTTTAAATTATGAGTAGGGGATGCTTAGTGTGCATTCTTGTTTATTGTTATAGAGTAAAATTCTTTATTTCTGAAATAAGTTTCTGAAAAGATCTAAagagtaaataaaacaaaaggaaaTATAGTGGAATTGAGTATGATACAATATATTGCTTAACATTAATATTTTTACTCTTTTCACTCAcaagtttaaaaatgaaaactatTTTTTGCTTGGATTTCTGTAATTCAGAACTTAAGCGTTTTAGGACAAATTGAATACAggaatatttgtatatttttttaattgaatgtttacTTTGTAGATGTGTACTAGGATTAATAATGTGTTCATGCTGTTGGAATGTATAGATGTCTATTATAAAAGATTAGGAAACATTTTTAAAGTGGCAACAGAAAAGTACaggtatattgtaatttaaggctTTGTATAACCCTGTTTCACAACAACAGAAAAGCACAGGTAAATTGTAATTTAAGGCTTTGTATAACCCTGTTTCACAGCAACAGAAAAGCATaggtatattgtaatttaaggctTTGTATAACCCTGTTTCACAGCAACAGAAAAGTACaggtatattgtaatttaatgcTTTGTATAACCCTGTTTCACAGCAACAGAAAAGCACaggtatattgtaatttaaggctCTGTATAACCCTGTTTCACAGCAACAGAAAAGCACaggtatattgtaatttaaggctTTGTATAACCATGGTTCACATCAACAGAAAAGCACAGGTATATTGTAATTTCAGGCTCTGTATAACGTGTTTCACAGCAACAGAAAAGTACAggtatattgtattttaaggCTTTGTATAACCCTGTTTCACAGCAACAGAAAAGCACaggtatattgtaatttaaggctTTGTATAACCCTGTTTCACAGCAACAGAAAAGTACaggtatattgtaatttaaggctCTGTATAACTCTGTTTCACAGCAACAGAAAAGCACaggtatattgtaatttaaggctTTGTATAACCCTGTTTCACAGCAACAGAAAAGCACaggtatattgtaatttaaggctTTGTATAACCCTGTTTCACAGCAACAGAAAAGCACaggtatattgtaatttaaggctTTGTATAACCCTGTTTCACAGCAACAGAAAAGCACAGGTATATTGTAATTTAGGCTTTGTATAACCCTGTTTCACAGCAACAGAAAAGCACAGGTATATTATAATTTTAGCCTTTGTATAACCCTGTTTCACAGCAGGTCTTACATGTAAGATAACtgtttaaacttattttgataactatcaatAGCTAATACTTCAATTTTTCCATTGTATACATGTACGTCCCAATCTTTGTGTTGGAAACAATCTGAAGGATAAGGTTTTATAATGAAGGACTATAATCTTATAGAATTAGGGGAGATTTCAATTCAAAAATATAGATCAATTTTTCACTGCGTTATCCAATAAGGGGGAAATATTAATTTTCCAGGAGAAAAATTACTTGTTAGGAAAACTTaattaaagactttttgaaaTTCTAATTGAGACTGGAGATAGATCACAAAACTTTTCATTGAAATCTCAGCAGATTAAGATTTACAACAACATGTATATCTTAAGTTATTTAATGAATTATGaatttttttctactttccaATATTTATACAGATAGTGATGATTGGAAGGAGCAGACGTCCCAGAATCCAGCAGATTTGCTGTCATATATCACATGTAGTTAGTGTATTGTGTCGAATTATGGCATACAGGGTAATTATCTTAGAAAGgtttaaacattgtaaacatATCATTGACAATCAAAAGCAAGGTCATTATAGAATTAATTTGTTCCTTAATTCAAAAGGCTGGTTAAAACAAGGTAAATAATCATGTATTTATATCATTTGGTATCTGGTGGTGAGTTGtttcataggcaatcataccataatttttttttatatttaatcaaatCCTCTAAGAATAAAAACTATATCATTTCTTGGAAAGTCGACAAATTATCCTggtattatttgtttattatagatCAATTTATTTGTGAATGATGCAGTGACTGTATTACTATCCCTGAAGAGGCTATTGGTACCAGTAGAAGTATGTCTATTACCATTAACACAGTTCCTACAGTCTTACATTAACTCATTACAAGAGTGGTTATACAGAAGCTGTTACAGAAGAGTCATGGAATTTCTCTGGATTTTTATAGTCCGGGTAAGTCAAACATAAAAAACCACAGACATTTAGTTCACTCAATGGCATAAtaatatacattattgtttaggcACCAGCCAAAGCACAGATCTGTCTGTTTCTGCTCTTTTGttgggtagttgtctctttgacacaaccACCTTTTCTATTTGCTATTCTTTTATGTATTAGCCTTTCTCAAAAAGAGGACAATGTTGAAATGAATAAGAAAGTATTAAATCATTTTCTCTTGGTTTGTCTTTAGAAATGggaaagagaagattttttttctatacaatGTACAAAAATCATGCAGTATTTAGTAATGGGGAGTCCATCTGTGAGTTATTTTCTTTGTCTGTCTATTCACTTGTCTGTTCAACTTTTGTATATCAGCAACTTCCCCTACATTGAAAATTTCTCAGAATGTTCACCATAAACATTTTGCATTgcattgctattttttttagctcacctggcccgaagggccaagtgagcttttctcatcacttggcgtccggcgtccggcgtcgtccgtcgtcgtccgtcgtcctgcgtccgtcgtcgttaacttttacaaaaatcttctcctctgaaactgctgggccaaatttaaccaaacatggctaaaatcattattagggtatctagtttaaaaattgtgtccggtgacccgcccaaccaaccaagatggccgccatggctaaaaatagaacatagggttaaaatgcagtttttggcttataactcaaaaaccaaagcatttagagcaaatctgacaggggtaaaaatttttatcaggttaagatctatctgccctgaaattatcaaatgaatcggacaatccgttgttgggttgctgcccctgaattggtaattttgagaaaattttgatgtttttggtaattatcttgaatattattatagatagagataaactgtaaacagcaaaaatgttcagcaaagtaagatctacaaataagtcaacatgaccaaaatggtctgttgacccctttagaagttattgccctttatagtcaatttttaaccatttttcgtaaatcttaattatcttttacaaaaatcttctcctctgaaactgctgggccaaatttaaccaaacatggccaaaatcattattagggtatctagtgtaaaaattgtgtccggtgacccgcccaaccaaccaagatggccgccatggctaaaaatagaacataggggtaaaatgcagtttttggcttatcactcaaaaaccgaagcatttagagcaaatctgactgtagtaaaattgtttatcaggtcaagatctatctgccctgaaattttgagatgaatgggacaactctttgataggttgctgcccctgaattggtaattttaaggaaattttgctgtttttggttattatcttgaatattattatagatagagataaactgtaaacagcaaaaatgttcagctaagtaagatctacaaataagtcaacatgaccaaaatggtctgttgacccctttaggagttattgccctttaaagtcaatttttaaccatttttcgtaaatcttagttatcttttacaaaaatcttctcctctgaaactactggattaaattaaaccaaacttggccacaatcatcattggggtatctcgtttaaaaattgtgtccggtgatccagccaaccaactaagatgcccgccatggctaaaaatagaagataggggtaaaatgcagtttttggcttatcactcaaaaaccaaagcatttagagcaaatctgacatgtggtaaattgtttatcaggtcaagatctatctgcaacaacaaaagaaagagagtttttcacgacctcagctggctatacaacccttgcactggtggcaaagtggggggggggggggttacgcaacaacaaaactacttcacaactttctcattactttgcatttcttgttagataaattttacaaaaattctcccctgaaacaactgtcgaatttaaacaaacttggtttaaatcaccactaggatatccagagaccactgtgtatgatgaccctgcctgcccacatggctgaaataaaacataggtttcaaatgcactttttagtattatatctctgaaactaaacgacagtacaacagttgcatttatcatgcaacaattgtaaataaaaatatcaggtgagcgacacagggtccttggaccctctagttcttttttttatccaaattattTTGGGGGTATTCATAAGCAAACTCATGGACCTTGCAAAGGGTACCATTTTAAGCTCACATTAAGCTTGATTTTATCCGATTGCTTAGCAACACCTTGT carries:
- the LOC139520015 gene encoding uncharacterized protein isoform X3, which produces MQITFYVLTCVERTTNSETRKLTGSLIVMIGRSRRPRIQQICCHISHVVSVLCRIMAYRINLFVNDAVTVLLSLKRLLVPVEVCLLPLTQFLQSYINSLQEWLYRSCYRRVMEFLWIFIVRNFEKQVFGVLKGDHGSVEYAQLLIQCLYACNEVYDRTEENHQGIATLT
- the LOC139520015 gene encoding uncharacterized protein isoform X6, producing MQITFYVLTCVERTTNSETRKLTGSLIVMIGRSRRPRIQQICCHISHVVSVLCRIMAYRINLFVNDAVTVLLSLKRLLVPVEVCLLPLTQFLQSYINSLQEWLYRSCYRRVMEFLWIFIVRHVMKFMTEQKRTIRVLLLLPEAVSQSKANTSEVKLCFY
- the LOC139520015 gene encoding uncharacterized protein isoform X7, which produces MQITFYVLTCVERTTNSETRKLTGSLIVMIGRSRRPRIQQICCHISHVVSVLCRIMAYRINLFVNDAVTVLLSLKRLLVPVEVCLLPLTQFLQSYINSLQEWLYRSCYRRVMEFLWIFIVRHVMKFMTEQKRTIRVLLLLPEAVSADQSLSSG